In Oscillatoria acuminata PCC 6304, a single window of DNA contains:
- a CDS encoding chemotaxis protein CheW, whose translation MNVSEHHSYLTFSLNGSRYGVTTNAVQEIFFLPALTPIDEAPRDIVGVLNLRGEILPVMDLNLRFFQRSLDYQITDSIIVMEWQTVKVGLIVNQVHEVQDIPLEAVAPQIAYGRNNGTPSHHYITGVAKNLGELVMLVNPEQLIEYSGSPEDPFLALNGSGTPATETPVHNNRRFCPHATPEEMALFQERAENLMKLSEGEDFTGLMPIAVIGLNDEYFGLDLNVVREFTDIREITPVPCCPSRIIGNMNLRGEIVTLIDIRESLNLPITRAISGSKVMVVHIDELVAGIAIQEVCDVMYLHPSKIAPVPAAIHSNNDEYLRGTAPYREKMMSLLDLPKILTQGELEVNEEP comes from the coding sequence ATGAACGTGAGCGAACATCACTCTTATTTAACATTTAGCTTAAATGGGTCACGGTATGGGGTGACAACCAATGCAGTGCAAGAAATATTTTTCTTACCGGCCTTAACTCCCATTGATGAAGCCCCTCGGGACATTGTGGGCGTGTTGAATCTGCGGGGAGAAATTTTACCCGTGATGGATTTAAACTTAAGGTTTTTTCAGCGATCGCTCGATTACCAGATTACGGATAGCATCATCGTCATGGAGTGGCAAACCGTTAAAGTCGGGCTGATTGTCAACCAAGTTCATGAAGTGCAAGATATTCCTTTGGAGGCAGTCGCCCCCCAAATTGCCTATGGACGAAACAACGGCACTCCCTCCCACCATTACATTACCGGAGTCGCCAAAAACCTCGGGGAATTGGTGATGCTAGTCAACCCCGAACAATTAATTGAATATTCCGGTTCCCCAGAAGACCCATTCTTGGCACTCAACGGTTCAGGGACACCCGCCACCGAGACCCCGGTTCACAACAACCGACGATTCTGCCCCCATGCCACACCGGAAGAAATGGCACTCTTTCAAGAGCGGGCGGAGAATTTAATGAAATTGAGCGAAGGCGAAGATTTTACCGGATTGATGCCGATCGCCGTGATTGGATTAAACGACGAATACTTCGGTCTGGATCTAAACGTGGTGCGGGAATTTACCGACATTCGAGAAATCACCCCAGTCCCCTGTTGTCCCAGTCGGATCATCGGTAACATGAACCTCCGGGGTGAAATCGTCACCTTAATCGATATTCGCGAAAGTTTAAACCTCCCCATCACCCGTGCCATTAGCGGCAGCAAGGTGATGGTTGTTCATATTGATGAACTCGTTGCCGGGATTGCCATCCAGGAAGTCTGCGACGTGATGTATCTGCATCCGTCTAAAATTGCCCCAGTACCTGCCGCCATTCACTCCAATAATGATGAATACCTCCGGGGTACCGCACCTTATCGGGAGAAAATGATGAGCTTGCTCGATCTGCCTAAAATTCTCACCCAAGGAGAATTAGAGGTCAATGAAGAACCGTAA
- a CDS encoding CheR family methyltransferase — protein MSEVLIQLFVQLISNYTGLRIRTQDREALCRKLGSRMRSLKLSSPEDYYKLLEGGIDSNNSYSGIAAQSEWRELITLLTTGESYFFRDSGQFWLLENVLLPELIAYQRQVSKSAGNAKPSLRIWSAGCSTGEEPYSLAILLTQLIPDWENWNLVILGTDINHESIAQAQQGLYSPWSFRMVEPQRLPQHFQQRKNQWKVEEKYRQLVTFRVGNLARDRFPDWTGDLAHLDLIICRNVFVYFEYQVIGEIVEKFAKTLRPGGYLMTAHAELHGQTLEQFNPKVFAQSVVYQRRDNASVNIPVSPYQGYNLPSSFPVTSSSSGIATSRTLDPFKKKVPRHQHQPTPYRSSISAHDLTLKNSDVSLLLQKAETLFKADRLDESLQTFQHIVRLQPRHFQAYYLIAKIYANLGNYPQAERYCQQAISIDPMSVQPYYIMAHIAEEKGDLDRAKYWLKRILYLAPLSLPAYLELAAIYEQESDLKRANKMRKTALDILDNLPQDYSLESFEKMTLKELKEYLIKAIETQK, from the coding sequence ATGAGTGAAGTTTTAATACAACTTTTTGTTCAACTGATTTCCAACTATACGGGTTTGCGAATCAGGACTCAAGACCGCGAGGCTTTATGTCGTAAACTTGGGTCTCGGATGCGCTCCCTTAAATTATCTTCTCCCGAAGATTATTATAAATTACTAGAAGGAGGCATCGACTCCAATAATTCCTATTCAGGAATCGCCGCTCAAAGTGAATGGAGAGAACTGATCACCCTTTTAACCACAGGTGAAAGTTATTTTTTTCGAGATAGCGGTCAATTTTGGCTCCTTGAAAATGTCCTTCTCCCGGAACTGATTGCTTATCAACGACAAGTTAGTAAATCGGCGGGAAACGCCAAACCCTCCCTGCGGATTTGGAGTGCGGGATGTTCCACCGGAGAGGAACCCTACTCTCTAGCCATTCTGCTCACCCAACTGATTCCCGACTGGGAAAACTGGAATCTTGTCATCTTAGGAACGGATATTAATCACGAGTCCATTGCTCAAGCGCAACAAGGACTATACAGCCCTTGGTCATTTCGGATGGTAGAACCCCAGCGTTTGCCCCAACATTTCCAGCAACGCAAGAACCAATGGAAAGTCGAAGAAAAATATCGCCAGTTAGTTACTTTTAGGGTGGGGAATTTAGCCCGCGATCGCTTTCCAGACTGGACGGGTGACCTGGCTCATCTCGATTTAATTATCTGTAGAAATGTCTTTGTCTATTTTGAATACCAGGTGATTGGTGAAATTGTAGAAAAATTTGCCAAAACCCTCCGACCCGGGGGATACTTGATGACGGCTCATGCCGAACTTCATGGGCAGACCTTGGAACAGTTTAATCCCAAAGTTTTTGCCCAATCTGTCGTTTATCAACGGCGAGATAACGCTTCAGTCAACATCCCCGTCTCTCCCTATCAAGGGTATAATCTCCCTTCCTCCTTTCCTGTAACCTCCTCCTCCTCCGGGATCGCTACCTCTAGGACATTAGATCCTTTCAAGAAAAAAGTCCCCAGGCATCAACACCAACCCACACCCTATCGGTCTAGCATCTCTGCCCATGACCTGACTCTTAAAAACTCTGACGTCAGTCTCCTGTTACAAAAGGCGGAAACCCTCTTTAAAGCAGACCGCTTAGATGAATCACTCCAGACCTTCCAACATATCGTGCGATTACAGCCTCGACATTTTCAAGCCTATTATTTAATTGCTAAAATTTATGCTAACTTAGGAAATTATCCCCAAGCCGAACGGTATTGCCAACAAGCCATCTCTATTGATCCGATGTCGGTTCAGCCTTACTACATTATGGCTCATATTGCGGAGGAAAAAGGAGATTTAGACCGGGCCAAATATTGGTTAAAGCGAATTCTTTATCTCGCGCCGCTTTCTCTACCCGCTTACCTAGAACTTGCTGCAATTTATGAACAAGAATCGGACTTAAAAAGAGCGAATAAAATGCGAAAAACTGCTTTAGATATTCTGGATAACCTACCCCAAGATTATTCTCTGGAATCTTTTGAGAAGATGACGTTAAAAGAGTTAAAAGAATATCTGATTAAAGCGATTGAAACTCAGAAATAA